A window from Xiphophorus maculatus strain JP 163 A chromosome 17, X_maculatus-5.0-male, whole genome shotgun sequence encodes these proteins:
- the ascl4 gene encoding achaete-scute homolog 4 — translation MENIFVPPLALRGISVNGGSARHKDALRLGMPFHIDAAYFGQGFPCGRLPCFPFPAPFGVCEYSSFEPAFIQKRNERERHRVRCVNEGYARLREHLPQEFEDKRLSKVETLRAAIDYIKHLQGLLDADVSRMEMSFNEARDCEALRRRTECGSDGESKASMSDSGDNVY, via the coding sequence ATGGAGAATATCTTTGTGCCTCCGCTGGCTCTCCGCGGGATCTCCGTGAACGGCGGCTCCGCGCGCCACAAGGATGCGCTCCGGCTGGGGATGCCCTTCCACATCGACGCCGCCTACTTCGGCCAGGGGTTCCCCTGCGGGCGGTTGCCGTGCTTCCCCTTCCCGGCGCCCTTCGGCGTGTGCGAGTACTCCTCCTTCGAGCCCGCGTTCATCCAGAAGCGGAACGAGCGCGAGCGGCACCGCGTGCGCTGCGTCAACGAGGGGTACGCGCGCCTCAGAGAGCACCTGCCGCAGGAGTTTGAGGACAAGCGGCTCAGTAAAGTGGAGACGCTGCGAGCGGCCATTGACTACATCAAGCACCTGCAGGGCCTGCTGGACGCGGACGTCTCCCGGATGGAGATGTCGTTCAATGAGGCGCGCGACTGCGAGGCTCTGCGGCGGAGGACGGAGTGCGGAAGTGACGGAGAGTCCAAAGCTAGCATGAGCGACAGCGGGGACAATGTTTACTGA